One window from the genome of Ananas comosus cultivar F153 linkage group 13, ASM154086v1, whole genome shotgun sequence encodes:
- the LOC109719230 gene encoding pentatricopeptide repeat-containing protein At5g43790-like, whose product MKNSNHREITLILETSPPKSPATFKQLHALFVTSGLALHTYPLSRLLRGLAAFPPLHSHAAAVLRHAPPPSSPFLSNTLTSSLAARGHTLLALSLYSLLLSPFSSPKPNNHTYPSLLKACAASPPSARHGRSLHAHLIKFLGDDGVDSFVRAALVNFYSKCGRIAACRYIFDQIPDPDLPTWNSILSAYARRRSNYLGCADSAAEALALFEKLQFSSIRPNEITLVALIGACGDFGALCDGAWAHAYVVRNNLVLNRFVGTALIEMYAKCGRLDLAHQVFDALPQRDTLCYNAMIRGLAIHGHGRRALTLFDKMRFDGTEVDDVTMVAVLCACAHAGLVAEGRNCFTTMEVDFGITPRIEHFGCLVDLLGRAGLVEEAEDVLRRMSMKPNAAMYRSLIRACRIHNETEIGERLIRKLIQLEPEHGGNYVLSSNLYADINQWDGVDRVRKAMKAKGIDKTPGSSTVEIGGVTHEFLLGDRRHPLSKEVYSMLDEIERRLLQHGHSPRTKEVLFDVEEEDKEDALTCHSERLAIAFALLSSEKGATIRIIKNLRVCGDCHASSKLISRIYEREIIMRDRSRFHHFRDGVCSCSDYW is encoded by the coding sequence ATGAAAAACTCCAACCATAGAGAAATCACCCTCATATTAGAAACCTCCCCGCCGAAATCTCCCGCCACATTCAAACAACTCCACGCCCTGTTCGTCACCTCCGGCCTCGCCCTCCACACCTACCCTCTGAGCCGCCTCCTCCGCGGCCTCGCCGCGTTCCCGCCGCTCCACTCTCACGCCGCTGCCGTCCTCCGCCACGCCCCTCCCCCTTCCTCCCCCTTCCTCTCCAACACCCTCACCTCCTCCCTCGCCGCCCGCGGCCACACCCTCCTCGCCCTTTCTCTCTATTCCCTCCTCCTTTCCCCATTCTCCTCCCCCAAACCGAACAACCACACCTACCCTTCCCTCCTCAAGGCCtgcgccgcctcgccgccgtcggcccggcacggccgcTCTCTCCACGCCCATCTGATCAAATTCCTCGGAGACGACGGCGTCGACTCCTTCGTCCGCGCCGCTCTCGTCAATTTCTACTCCAAGTGCGGAAGGATTGCTGCCTGCCGGTATATATTCGACCAAATACCGGATCCAGATCTGCCCACTTGGAACTCCATTTTGTCGGCTTATGCGCGGCGGCGCTCTAATTATCTCGGCTGCGCTGATTCTGCTGCCGAGGCATTGGCtcttttcgaaaaattacagTTTTCGTCAATCAGGCCGAACGAGATCACGCTCGTGGCTTTGATCGGCGCTTGCGGTGATTTCGGGGCTCTTTGCGACGGCGCGTGGGCGCATGCGTATGTCGTGAGGAACAATTTGGTGTTGAATCGCTTCGTGGGCACGGCTCTGATCGAGATGTACGCAAAGTGCGGTCGTCTCGATCTCGCCCATCAAGTGTTCGATGCTTTGCCTCAGAGGGACACGCTTTGCTACAATGCGATGATTCGCGGGCTCGCAATCCACGGCCACGGCCGTCGCGCTCTTACCTTGTTCGATAAGATGAGGTTCGACGGCACAGAAGTTGATGATGTTACGATGGTGGCTGTACTGTGCGCGTGCGCTCACGCCGGATTGGTCGCGGAGGGCCGCAATTGCTTTACTACAATGGAGGTGGATTTTGGGATCACGCCGAGGATCGAACACTTTGGGTGCTTAGTGGACCTCTTAGGCCGAGCAGGGCTGGTTGAAGAAGCCGAAGACGTGCTTCGGAGAATGAGCATGAAGCCGAACGCAGCAATGTACAGATCTTTGATACGAGCATGCAGGATTCATAACGAAACAGAGATCGGGGAGAGACTAATCCGAAAACTAATCCAACTCGAGCCCGAACACGGAGGCAACTACGTGCTGTCATCGAACCTGTACGCGGATATCAATCAATGGGACGGTGTTGATAGGGTGAGGAAGGCAATGAAGGCAAAGGGCATCGACAAAACCCCTGGCTCCAGCACTGTCGAGATCGGCGGAGTTACGCACGAGTTCTTGTTGGGAGACCGGAGGCATCCGCTGTCGAAGGAGGTCTATTCCATGCTCGATGAGATCGAGAGGAGACTGCTCCAGCATGGGCACAGTCCGAGAACAAAGGAAGTGCTGTTCGACGTCGAGGAGGAGGACAAGGAGGACGCGCTGACGTGCCATAGCGAGAGGCTCGCGATTGCATTTGCTCTTCTTTCGTCCGAGAAAGGGGCTACCATCAGAATCATAAAGAATCTGAGGGTTTGCGGTGATTGTCACGCGAGTTCGAAGCTCATTTCTCGGATCTACGAGAGGGAGATCATCATGCGAGATCGGAGCCGGTTCCATCATTTCAGAGATGGGGTGTGCTCTTGCTCAGACTACTGGTAG